A window of Periophthalmus magnuspinnatus isolate fPerMag1 chromosome 21, fPerMag1.2.pri, whole genome shotgun sequence genomic DNA:
cgaggactgaaccaggactgaaccaggactaaaacaggactgaaccaggactaaaacaggactaaaacaggactgaaccaggactaaaacaggactgaaccaggactgaaccaggactgaaccaggactaaaacaggacaaaaacgggactgaaccaggactgaacccattAATCCAGGATAAAACTAAAGTcaccctaaaccaggactgaactaggactgaagcTGGACTAAGGTTGCATTCACactgatttggtcctgattttgtcccagTTTGAGACCTaatgtagatttggtttagtcccgttctagtcttcatttagacctggtctagtccagatttaattttgggttaattcccagtttagccccaatTTAGATGTGGTGAATGtccaagtgtgaatgcacccttaaaagcaggactgaaccaggactgaacctggattaaacctggactaaacccagaataaacaaggactaaaccaggactaaaccaggactaaaccaggactaaacctggactaagcctggactaagcctggactaagcctggactaagcctggactaagcctggactaaacccggtctttTTTGTTTATACAGATTGTAAACTCTAGTATTTACCGTGGCTTTCTCCAGGTTCCCTTTCAGGATGCAGATCTCTAGTCCCTCTTTGGTCAACTCTTTGCACACCAGAGCTGAAGCAGACGGAGCCGAGGCCGAGGCCGCCGTAGAAGCAGCAGGAAGGACGGCCATTTTGTgactgactcctcctcctccaaacTCCATCTTCACCGCGTCCTCTATCGCTCTCACCGTGGCATCCTCATTGTTCACAAAATGGACGCTCTTCAGGCAGTCATCGTCATATCTCTCCTCGCAGTACTCTTTGACGGCTTTCACGATGGTTTGGGCGCACTCTTTTAGCGGGAAGTTGCGGTTTCGGCTAATGGCTGGGATGGCTATGGAGCTGCACTGGCATAGCTCCGCTAGCTCCAGACTCCTCTTCACCGCCCTCTTCAGTTGCGCGTGGGATTTTGCCACATTTTTCTTGTCGTATTGAGGTCCGATCGCGTGGATGATATTTTGGCACTGCAGACTTCCACCTGCCTGTGTCACTGCGCACTCTCCTGGTTTCAGTTTCCCGTGTGTTGATATTATCTTATCACATTCAACTTGCAGCTGTTGGCCTGCTGCGTTCAACAGAGCAGCAGAGAGCCCTTTGGTCAGCTGTAAGTCTTCCACTGTTGCGTTAACGACAGCGTGCACTGGATAGCTGCACATGTCTGCGTTTGAAACTACAATCTCTACTCCATCTGCTGTTTTGATCTGGTAAACCGGCTGTGGACTGGCTAAAAGAATCTTTTGTTTAGCATCAGCGACCTCCACCATCTTCACCACACACCCCGTTTTATTTGTGATAATCGACGGGTAATTCTCCTCCTTGTCCTCAAACAGCTTCCTAGCTCCGTGTTTAGTGACGGTTACCGATTCAAAGGCGACAGAAGCGACCATCTTCTTGAGTACATCTAAGCACTCTTCAACGCTAGCTCTCGCGCCGCTTAGGCAAACGCCATTCtttgtaaaagaaacctgtACTTTATCTTTAATGGCATCTAACTTTGACTTTGAGAACTGCTGGAGGTATTCTAGTTTGGCGATAGAGTCGATGACAATGCTATTCTGAATATGAGCATTTTGATTTAAGAAACATTCAAGTTTTTGGCTAACCGTGATCACGTTTTCTTTGAACCCAGACACTACAGCTTGGTCATCCTCTGTTCTAATCTGGACTTTGTTGGTtcctttattttcatgattctCGAGTTCGTCCACCAGTGACTGCCACTCGATCGTCTGCAGCACGTTACTATCCTCAGCTTTGACGTATTCTGAAACCAGAACTGACTTTACAAACGCCTCTGCCTCTGTCACATCTTTCCTCGTACAGGCCGAAAGTTTGATTCGATTCCCGGAAATTTCCAAAACTGCGTGCTTCCTGGTCAGCAGTGCGTTTGTCAGCTCCTCCTGTTCTCCTGATTTTAAAAACTCCAGCATGTAAGTGTCTACTTCTACATTTTGGCTTTCCAggtctgacttttttttatagatCTCGCTCTTTGAGGCTGCGATCTCTTCTATTAATCCGGTTATTTTTGGACACGGGCCGCGCATATCGAATTTCAAATCTGGGTAGACAGTTAGCAGCTTCTGTTGGAGGCCATCTTGGGACAGTAGCTTGAAGATGCTCATTGGGACCTCGATCGGCTCTGTGACTTGCGTCTTCTCTCTGCGCGCACGTTTTATGAGCGAGTTGATGGATTCGCAGAGCTGCTCTTGGAGTTTGGAGGTGTCCGATTTGAGTCCCACCACTTTTAGGATCCCATTGGACTCGTCTGGGACCATCAGGACCTGGTCTTGGTTTGTCAGAAGACTTGAGATCTTCTCCAAACTTTGCCTCCACAGATCAGGAGGAGGGTTCAACTTAAAGACGTCAAATTGAGACAAGAACCTGGACAGAATCGACCTGGAGAGAAGAGAACAGAACATGAGTTTTAGGGCTGCACGGATACCACTTTTTACAAAAACCAGTCCGAGTATTTCAAAACCACAGTGAGTGTTGTCTTTACCACGGCCACACTGTGCACCAATATGGACAAAGAACCTGCTCTATTCAGACACAATAAGTCACAGAACAAGCACAAGCAAAGAGTCACCAGTGCCACGTTAGCCTTGTTAGCCACTGCTCAGAGGCCATAGGTCATAGGTCACTGGTCAGATGCAGCACagttacagtggtatcggctctttgTATCAGCAGCACATTGACAAGAACTCGCACCGGGTAATGAAACAATATCTGATACTGGTATTGATACCAGTACATCCCTATTTCATTTACtctagtctttatttgaagagACAATGCAgagacaataaaatgaaaaagtttgATTCTGCTGACACTGGCCCAAAATCAGCTGCGTGGCCTGTcagaaccacacacttttaCAACACTTTACAGAGACAAAGAGTCTGGACCTTGACTCCAGGATTTAcgatgggtgtgactgacaggcagatcaaccaatcacagacaGAAACAGGGACCGAAcatgtcaaaataacaaatgacTGAGAAACAACTCAGCAGAATCAACAGAAGCACTGAACTGTGAATCTGAGGTAAAAGAAGCAGCAGTGAGGTCCATGACCCTCCCGtgttcaaaccatagactgtaaacaAGTGGACGgaatcagtgtgatgtcatctacagcttcagctccaaatgaagctcatcgaggccagagcagttatagcggctaatctggagccgagttccatatttggaattctgaccacgagcaTCAAAGCAACCAAACAACAAACTCagagtgaggctgatgaaggtaacgccccatcacacaccgctggtttaacaggaggcgggcgcttagcaacgctgtcaatcaaacctgttgctaatgctaacaggagcgacctcggggaaagaaggacctgatttgtctgttattaatgttcatatcttgatttacagacacaatagagaaataaaaaccccaggatcatgtagagcgggttaaaagtCATTGAACGAGTGGTGAGTTTAATTGTTCTGTTTCAACCAGCCAAgagtcttgcctaaagacacaacaacataaTGAGGTTGAACACTTGAAGAAAACTGTGCTCAAAGTATCAGAGCAGCACTGCTAACCAAAAAACGATTCAATGAGCATAACACACAAATATCTGCCTCCAGTCTGAAGTTCCCCTTACAGCTTCAGAGCTTTACCTGATGGTCTCAGTCCAGTCCCCGAtgacctgctcctcctgctgcagcAGCTCCGGCTTCGGACTCAGGTTCACACAGTCCTGTTTGAACTCTGCCTGGCACCAGTGGGTCTTCAGCTGTGAGTGGAGGTTCTGCAGGACTGAGGGTCTTCCAGAGAAGAACCGGAGGAGAGCcggatctgtggagtggcgcaGAGCAGCGGGCAGCCTGATGGGGGGTCTGTCTGCGCCGTACAGAGCCCGGCCCAGGCTCTGGTAAAACGGGTACAACTTCAGCTGCTTCTTCTGGAGCTTGTGAGGCTTCTGCAGCAGCCGGATGACATCTGAGACAAGAGAGCCAGACACAAGAGGATCAgaccataaactgtgtaaaaaaagGTGGTCCGAGTGagcgtgacatcacccacagcttcagctccaaatgaagctcatcggggcGACAGCAGGTACAGCGGCTAATcaggagcagagttccatatttggaattttgaccatGAGGATCATAGCAACacaagagccaatccaaagcgaaGGTGTTGAAGGTTACGCCCCTtaccgcccacaccactggtttagtaggaccaacgctgtcaatcaaacctgttgctaacgctaacaggagcgacctcagggaacaaaggcgcctgatttgtctgttattaatgttcagatcttgatttacagacacaatagtgaaataaaaaccccaggatcatgtagagggttaataccaggagtaaaccaggactgaatcagtactgaaccaggactaaaacaagaattaaacaagaattaaaccaggactaaaccaggactgaaccaggactaaaccaggactaaaagagaacCTAGAGCGGACCatctgcaggaggagaggacctatttgtttagttaaatcctgGTGGAGACTATTTTTTTGACCAagcagtgtatgtgtgtaatcctGAGTGTGCAGtaggtccatagtggtccaacggtgtacactagtctatctgtcttatacttgtgaaacatacaatgggacttttttagtatcgacacctgcaaacaaagagaacagagCATAGAGCAGTGGCAGCATAAATACCAGTGCGGTTGGTGAATGTGAGGACCATCCGTTGGTGCTTCTCTTGGACCTGTACTGTCTCCAGCTCCGCTCCCTCCTTCTCGAAGTACAGCCTCAGCAGCTCCTCGTCCATGGTGTCCTCCAGCAGAACCTGCCTGGTCGGTTCCAAAGCTCTCACCTCCATCGACTTCGACTTAAAGGTCTTGTTCTGAGGGCAGCGCTCCACGAACTCACTGCACTCTGGAATTATCATCaaatattttacaaacaaataCGAAACAATGGCAAGGTAGCTCACATAAAGCATTATTATCCTAAACTGAGAAGTATTGATGGGTTTGAAATCGCAAAATGTGACGATGGCTGTGTCTCGAGTCgccaaagtgcccttaaatgcggCATTCGAACGGtacatttaagggcactttcGTGTAACTTCTGGCGCAATAAGTGCTGTCCCGTTTCATGCATCTGACGAATGCGGCTTAAAATGTGCCctgtgtttccatagagatcgGCCGTAAgcgaagcgtgcatccgagcaGACTTCGCCCACTGTTATATCTCATCGTGCACtgcgcctacgcaaaaaagagacgGAAATGGAGTTTgctcttctctagatcagtcaggtttctgggctgtcactgagaaacacagagtttgagctccctccaaagattttctattgggtttaggtctggagactggcgaGGTCaatccagaaccttgatatgcttcttacggagccactccttggttgtCCTGGCTGTGCTTCGGGTcgttgtcatgttggaagactcagccacgacccatcttcagTGCTccaactgagggaaggaggttgttccccaaaatctctcaatacatggccccggtcatcctctccttatacagtgcagtcgtcctgtcccatgtgcagaaaaacacccccaaagcatgatgtttccacccccatgatgCACAGTAggggtgttctttggatggtactcatcattcttcttcctccaaacacagtgagtggaattaagaccaaaaagttctattttggtctcatctgaccacatgactttctcccatgatcctctggatcatccaaatggtcattggtcaaacagacgggcctggacatgtgctggtttaatcaggggaaccttctgtgccatgattttaaaccatgacatcTTAGTGTATTATTAACAGTAACCgtggaaacggtggtcccagctcttttcattgaccagctcctcccgtgtagttctgggttgattcttctcctttcttaggatcattgagaccccacgaggtgagatctcacatggagccccagtctgagggagattgaccgtcatgtttagcttcttccattttctaataatttctccaacagtggatcttttttctcCAAGCTGCTTGACACTTCCCCTTTGCCCTTTCCTTGTGGAGatctacagttttgtctcttgtgcattttgacagttctttggtcttgtccatgtcagtagttggagtcttactgattgtctggggtggacatgtgtctttatgcagcgaacgacctcaaacaggagcttctaatttaggagaataagtggagtggaggtggagttTTTAAAGGTGGAGTAACAGGTCTGTGAGGGGCAGAGTTCTAGGTGATAGACAGATGTTCAAATACtgatttgcagcagtaacatacaaataaaagtatgagtgtgaaggtgtgtgggggtgggtgtgtgtgtgtgtgtgtgtgtgtgtgtgtgtggtttcttgatgtaaagtgctgtataaaaatgtgccgGTTTGACTTGAATAAGTTCTTGGACcagtactttgtacttctacttgagtaatattattctgaagttaCTCTAACGACTCCACTTTTTTGCTGCTCTGCCTCTGCTTCTACATCTGCTGCATCACTAGTACTTTGAGTGAAGTACTTTGAGTGCAGTACTTTGGGTGCAGTACTTTGGGTGCAGTACTTTGGGTGCAGTACTTTGGGTGCAGTACTTTGGGTGCAGTACTTTGGGTGCAGTACTTTGGGTGCAGTACTTTGGGTGCAGTACTTTGAGTGCAGTACTTTGGGTGCAGTACTTTGAGTGCAGTACTTTGGGTGCAGTACTTTGGGTGCAGTACTTTGAGTGCAGTACTTTGGGTGCAGTACTTTGGGTGCAGTACTTTGAGTGCAGTACTTTGGGTGCAGTACTTTGGGTGCAGTACTTTGAGTGCAGTACTTTGGGTGCAGTACTTTGGGTGCAGTACTTTGGGTGCAGTACTTTGGGTGCAGTACTTTGAGTGCAGTACTTTGGGTGCAGTACTTTGAGTGCAGTACTTTGGGTGCAGTACGTTCAGTGCAGTACGTTCGGTGCAGTACTTTCGGTGCAGTACTTTGAGTGCAGTACTTTGAGTGCAGTACTTTGAGTGGAGTACTTTGAGTGCAGTACTTTGGGTGCAGTACTTTGAGTGCAGTACTTTGAGTGCAGTACTTTGGGTGCAGTACTTTGAGTGCAGTACTTTGAGTGCAGTACTTTGAGTGCAGTACTTTGGGTGCAGTACTTTGGGTGCAGTACTTTGAGTGCAGTACTTTGAGTGCAGTACTTTGAGTGCAGTACCTTGTGCGGTCTTGAAGCTGACCACAGTGGACTTCAGAGCGGGgatcatctccatggtgactccTTCTGCAGGTGGAGCTTCTTTGTTCATGATACTCTCCACCAGCAGCTCCACAAACTCCTGGCTCGTGTCCACAGGGACGTTCCCCAGGACGCAGGCCGTGGGGAGGAGCGTGTCTGAGCGAGGAGAGCCCACGAGAGGAGCAGCAGGGCTGGGCACAGAGACAGGCAGGCTCCCCcctccatcacctccatcacctccacctGGAGCTCTGTGGGTGTGGACCACTGTggaaggaggagctggagaagacaACTCAGGTTTAGAGTtatgcaggaggagcagagacagaggagcagagacagaggagcagaggagcagagaggagcagggaggagcagagaggagcagagacagaggagcagggaggagcagagaggagcagggaggagcagagaggagcagagaggagcagagaggagcaggaatgTTGCTGACAAAcctgtttgttgttttcttacataaaacatttttataaatgACTCACTGGTTTCACTGCTGATCTGATCACAGGGAGAGTCCTGAAAAAGACACAGAGTCACACGAACGACAAgggaagaaaagaagagaaaagaaaagaaacaaaaagaaaacaaaaggaggtgtgtgtgtatgtgtatatatgtgtatttgtgtgtgtgtgtatgtatttgtgtgtgttcattacctgtgtgtgtgtgtatatatgtgtgtatatatttgtgtgtgtatatatatatgtgtgtaggtgtgtgtgtgtatatatattggggtgtatttgtgtgtgtgtaggggtgtgtgtgtgtatatatatgtgtgtgtatatatgtgtgtattgtgtgtgttgtgtgtatttgtgtgtgtattgtgtgtatatgtgtgtattgtgtgtgttgtgtgtatatgtgtgtattgtgtgtattgtgtgtatatatttgtgtgtatttgtgtgtgttgtgtgtgtattgtgtgtatatatttgtgtgtatttgtgtgtatcgtgtgtgttgtgtgtattgtgtatatttgtgtgtatttgtgtgtattgtgtgtttatgtgtgtatttctgtgtgtattgtgtgtatatatttgtgtgtattgtgtgtatttgtgtgtattgtgtatgttgtgtgtatatatttgtgtgtgttgtgtgtatatatttgtgtgtattgtgtgtgttgtgtgtattgtgtatgttgtgtgtatatatttgtgtgtgttgtgtgtatatatttgtgtatatttgtgtgtgttgtgtgtattgtgtgtatatatttgtgtatatttgtgtgtgttgtgtgtatttgtgtgtattgtgtgtatatatttgtgtgtgttgtgtgtatttatgtgtattgtgtgtatatatttgtgtatatttgtgtgtgttgtgtgtatttatgtgtattgtgtgtatatatttgtgtatatttgtgtgtgttgtgtgtatttgtgtgtattgtgtgtatatatttgtgtgtgttgtgtgtatgtgtgtgttgtatgtatatgtgtgtattgtgtgtgttgtgtgtatgtgtgtttatgtgtgtgtattgtgtgtattgtgtgtatatatttgtgtgtattgcgtgtgttgtgtgtatagatttgtgtgtattgtgtgtatttgtgtgtgtattgtgtgtatttgtgtgtatttgtgtgtgtattgtgtgtatttgtgtgtgtattgtgtgtatatatttgtgtgtgttgtgtgtatatatttgtgtgtatttgtgtgtgttgtgtgtatttgtgtgtattgtgtgtatatatttgtgtatttgtgtgtgtattgtgtgtatttgtgtgtattgtgtgtatttgtgtgtgtattgtgtgtatttgtgtgtgtattgtgtgtatatatttgtgtgtattgtgtgtatttgtgtgtgtatatatttgtgtgtattgtgtgtatatatttgtgtgtattgtgtgttgtgtgtattgtgtgtattgtgtgtatatatttgtgtgtattgtgtgtatttgtgtgtgtattgtgtgtatttgtgtgtattgtgtgtatttgtgtgtgtattgtgtgtatttgtgtgtgtattgtgtgtatatatttgtgtgtattgtgtgtatttgtgtgtgtattgtgtgtatttgtgtgtgtatatatttgtgtgtattgtgtgtatatatttgtgtgtattgtgtgttgtgtgtattgtgtgtattgtgtgtatatatttgtgtgtattgtgtgtatttgtgtgtgtattgtgtgtatttgtgtgtattgtgtgtatatatttgtgtgtgttgtgtgtattgtgtgtattgtgtgtatttgtgtgtatgtgtgtgtatgtgtgtgtattaccTGTGTTGTGCGTCTCACTCTGAGTTCTAGTTCTCCTTGTTCCAGACGGAGAACGTGAGACTTTTTCTTCAGAACGTTGCTCTGGTCTGTgcaaaaaaacatcatttagagagccacaggagccacaggagccacaggagccacaggagccacaagagacagagagagaggagccacaggagacagaggagccacaggaggagagacagaggagctagaggagccagaggagccacaagagacagaggagccacaggagccacaggcgacagaggagccacaggcgacagaggagccacaggagacagaggagccacaggagccacaggagccacaggagccacaggaggagagacagaggagccagaggagccacaggagccacaagagccacaggagacagaggaggagagacagaggagccaaaggagccagaggagccagaggaaacagaggagacagaggagtcaATTTAGTGCCAAATATAAAGGTCAATATTTCAACAGCTGTGAAACAAACAGAAAGATAAACacacatgacctttgacctttgacctctgcaaaACTGTTTAGTCATTAAAGaagaactgtgtaacttttcaggtgggagGTTCACTACCTGCATGTTTAAATgcagatacttttactcttactcaagtaatattTGTACAGagtgacagtactcttactcgagtaataaaTTACTTTGTAAGtcactctttaagttactctccCCTGAGTCATTTCTAGGCCCATtactctgtacttgtacttgagtaaagttactctgtacttgtacttgagtaaagttcctctgtacttgtacttgagtaaagttcctctgtacttgtacttgagtaaagttcctctgtacttgtacttgagtaaagttcctctgtacttgtacttgagtaaagttactctgtacttgtacttgagtaaagttactgtgtggagtttgtgacTCTGGTGTTTCCTGAGTTTCACGTGACTCTGGTTTGAGGTGGAGCTTCTGCTCATGAGGAAGAGACGAACACAAATgtgacaaataaaacacaaatgtgacaaataaaacacaaatgtgacaaataaaacacaaatgtgacaaataaaacacaaatgtgacaaataaaacacaaatgtgacaaataaaacacaaatgtgacaaataaaacacaaatgtgacGTAAATCAGTTGGACTCGCGCACTTCTCTCGTCACGTGACTGTTTCAGGGCGTTAAACGTCAGACTTTTACGTCcataaataaacttttaaatggTCGTTTTGTTCAGATTTGATAAACTCGGtgtttagttcattttgtcTGAGTTCTGCCCCGGGACCGGCGCGCGCCCCCGGGGGGAGTTGTACCTTGTTGTGTCCGGAACCTGAGCACCGCGGTCCCGCCGCCCGCCTCATGCTCCACGGTGCAGTCTCCTCCGCAGGACAGCCTCCTGCTCTGGAAATACTTGATCAGTTTATTCTTCAGTTTAGGGACGTGATTTTTCTCAAACTCCACGAGCAGCGCGTGCGGATACGCGTCAGCCATGGCGTCGCGCGCACTGAGCACTTTCGGTTTTGTTTTCACAGAAATGCATCTGGGACCGGGGAAAACCGGGAGAGGCGGGGACCGGGACAGAACAGCGCGGCCCAGGAGCGAATGAGCGCGAGGTGAGCCTGATAAACAGCCCCGGCCCCGACCCAAACAGCCCCGGCCCCGACCCAAACAGCCCCGGGACCGGCCCACACGAGCCACACCTCCCGCCGCGCGCTCTGGGCTTCAGTCGGGACTTTCCTGCGCCAAAATGGGTGCGTATTTGTGCTGTACTTCTGTTGTTTGTAACGCAGCTAGCTCAGCC
This region includes:
- the LOC117389043 gene encoding protein mono-ADP-ribosyltransferase PARP14-like — translated: MADAYPHALLVEFEKNHVPKLKNKLIKYFQSRRLSCGGDCTVEHEAGGGTAVLRFRTQQDQSNVLKKKSHVLRLEQGELELRVRRTTQDSPCDQISSETTPPSTVVHTHRAPGGGDGGDGGGSLPVSVPSPAAPLVGSPRSDTLLPTACVLGNVPVDTSQEFVELLVESIMNKEAPPAEGVTMEMIPALKSTVVSFKTAQECSEFVERCPQNKTFKSKSMEVRALEPTRQVLLEDTMDEELLRLYFEKEGAELETVQVQEKHQRMVLTFTNRTDVIRLLQKPHKLQKKQLKLYPFYQSLGRALYGADRPPIRLPAALRHSTDPALLRFFSGRPSVLQNLHSQLKTHWCQAEFKQDCVNLSPKPELLQQEEQVIGDWTETIRSILSRFLSQFDVFKLNPPPDLWRQSLEKISSLLTNQDQVLMVPDESNGILKVVGLKSDTSKLQEQLCESINSLIKRARREKTQVTEPIEVPMSIFKLLSQDGLQQKLLTVYPDLKFDMRGPCPKITGLIEEIAASKSEIYKKKSDLESQNVEVDTYMLEFLKSGEQEELTNALLTRKHAVLEISGNRIKLSACTRKDVTEAEAFVKSVLVSEYVKAEDSNVLQTIEWQSLVDELENHENKGTNKVQIRTEDDQAVVSGFKENVITVSQKLECFLNQNAHIQNSIVIDSIAKLEYLQQFSKSKLDAIKDKVQVSFTKNGVCLSGARASVEECLDVLKKMVASVAFESVTVTKHGARKLFEDKEENYPSIITNKTGCVVKMVEVADAKQKILLASPQPVYQIKTADGVEIVVSNADMCSYPVHAVVNATVEDLQLTKGLSAALLNAAGQQLQVECDKIISTHGKLKPGECAVTQAGGSLQCQNIIHAIGPQYDKKNVAKSHAQLKRAVKRSLELAELCQCSSIAIPAISRNRNFPLKECAQTIVKAVKEYCEERYDDDCLKSVHFVNNEDATVRAIEDAVKMEFGGGGVSHKMAVLPAASTAASASAPSASALVCKELTKEGLEICILKGNLEKATTDVIVNTISQDLNLSVGAVSSAILSAAGPSLQTMVQAGQNQAGQNQASVGELIVTEGGNLSCLKVFHAVAPHYNKGQGNAPKLLSDLFGACLSKAEDLGMSSISFSAIGAGNLGFPKDQVFSLLVERVLEISSKKPKTLRKVHVVLYPGDTETIRVFSDEFQKKFPQAGGSSTAAAAPPGGPFSKVVSTSSMHEAKMGGVSVQVVTGDITKETTDVIVNSSNENFSLKSGVSKAILDAAGASVENECQTLGAQPNSGLILTQPGNLKCKKILHLVGKTDPVKIIATVQDALLTCIKHSLTSVAFPAIGTGQGNVAARTVADAMLDAVVEVLRKNPNSCLKNVRIVIFQKQMLPDFHDSLQQRSASAPTPAPTPTPTPADKGGSLLGNMVSKVKSFFSSSSPDKTQTTSDFVRDALKPAPVCFHICGESASKINLAKQKINSVLTKNLLSESIKDEMVFSLSQDQLRRLDEVQRSSEVGIKVEGINGEGSIHIEGLAQDVASAIKLIHGILKAARLEEDLNQKAALLSAVIEWQYAAPGQDFHSFDLKTNYELEQALEAKKSQVKVKLNGQEVTVKLPDGPATNKSGQSLKIQRVNKSSDLPPSWEQMDSFSTKVLPVAPGSPEYNTVEQQFKASCNRNIIKIERVQNPALWQSLQIKKRAMDVKNGHQNNERQLFHGTSQDTIAFINEHGFNRSYAGKNATAYGKGTYFAVKAQYSSSNTYSRPSATGEKFMYLCSVLTGDFTTGAQDMIEPPLKKAGTTEKYDSVVDNTQNPSMFIVFHDSHAYPDYLITFK